The Primulina eburnea isolate SZY01 chromosome 13, ASM2296580v1, whole genome shotgun sequence genome includes a region encoding these proteins:
- the LOC140809328 gene encoding transcription factor GTE7-like, with translation MASAVLASRNDSSWAPMGKIPCSNPHLDSNPNPNPKKKQKQFHHPALNDATCVARHQNVNVDCPAVTQAVSDDAYSFNQTSTSRNAFNYGSYLTFNVASYTKSELLGLRRRFSSELDLVRDLRDRIDSGQFGFSRNPRSQAKSKKVSGNKPSSGPVASVKDSSRLSNGFDLRDGGLDKTIDFGGLLKECKQILTKLMKHKCGWVFKAPVDAVALGLHDYHLIVKCPMDLGTVKANLSKNLYPTPNEFAADVRLTFNNALLYNPKADPVNGMAEQMLAKFEEIFKPIQDKIGSVSNQHRVRESREFSVNQERYVGGIEDLQGSSWNNHNHILASSPVRGKKTKPKASPVQTSHVGKKKERLQMPMQAHSSASTASNPPPPSSNHLPMLDRNPSPPAALSQPVKDPKGARGGPGTVKQPKPRAKDQNKREMSMEEKQKLGIGLQNLPQEKMPQLVHIIRKRNEHLAQDGDEIELDIEALDTETLWELDRFVTNWKKLVSKTKRQALMMNNNSVAEVAPSTPVAELEMGAMDDENDGSGKKLKEHDDEDVDIDDDMPVASFPPVEIEKDDGAGVGIGVGIDQDDRANASSGSSSSSSSSSDSSSSSDSDSGSSSGSDSDADDAQS, from the exons ATGGCGTCTGCCGTGTTAGCAAGTCGGAATGATTCGAGCTGGGCCCCCATGGGGAAGATTCCTTGCTCTAATCCTCACCTAGATTCTAACCCTAACCCGAACCCTAAGAAAAAGCAGAAACAATTCCACCACCCCGCCCTGAACGACGCCACATGTGTCGCCCGTCACCAGAATGTGAACGTTGATTGCCCCGCGGTCACGCAGGCGGTCTCCGACGATGCTTACTCTTTCAATCAGACTTCCACTAGCCGTAACGCTTTCAATTACGGCAGCTATTTGACGTTCAATGTCGCCTCCTACACGAAATCCGAGCTTCTAGGCCTCCGTAGAAGATTTTCCTCTGAGTTGGATCTGGTTCGAGATTTGCGAGATCGAATTGATTCGGGTCAATTTGGCTTTTCGAGAAACCCAAGATCTCAGGCAAAATCGAAGAAGGTATCCGGAAACAAGCCCTCCAGTGGTCCTGTTGCTTCTGTTAAGGATTCTTCGAGATTGAGCAATGGGTTTGATCTACGTGATGGTGGCCTGGATAAAACCATCGATTTCGGTGGTCTCCTGAAGGAATGCAAGCAGATTCTGACGAAATTAATGAAGCACAAATGTGGGTGGGTTTTCAAAGCGCCCGTGGATGCAGTGGCGTTGGGGCTTCACGATTATCATCTGATTGTGAAGTGCCCAATGGATTTAGGTACTGTTAAAGCTAATTTATCGAAGAATCTGTATCCTACCCCAAATGAATTTGCTGCGGATGTGAGGTTGACTTTCAACAATGCTCTGTTGTATAACCCGAAGGCGGATCCTGTCAATGGCATGGCGGAGCAGATGCTGGCAAAGTTTGAGGAAATTTTTAAGCCAATACAAGATAAAATTGGTAGTGTTTCTAATCAACATAGAGTGAGGGAGTCTCGAGAATTTAGTGTTAACCAAGAAAGGTACGTTGGCGGCATTGAAGATTTACAGGGCAGTTCGTGGAATAATCACAATCATATTCTTGCCTCTTCTCCAGTAAGAGGGAAGAAGACGAAACCAAAAGCGAGTCCAGTTCAGACGTCGCATGTTGGCAAGAAGAAAGAAAGATTGCAAATGCCAATGCAAGCGCATTCAAGTGCCTCTACCGCGTCGAATCCTCCTCCCCCATCTTCAAACCATTTGCCAATGCTGGACAGAAATCCTTCTCCTCCGGCAGCGCTTTCTCAGCCAGTTAAAGATCCCAAAGGTGCAAGAGGAGGACCGGGGACAGTCAAGCAGCCAAAACCCCGAGCGAAGGATCAAAATAAGAGGGAGATGAGCATGGAAGAGAAACAGAAGCTTGGGATTGGATTGCAGAATTTGCCTCAAGAAAAGATGCCCCAACTGGTTCACATTATCAGGAAGAGGAATGAACATTTGGCTCAGGATGGTGATGAAATTGAGCTTGACATTGAAGCCCTTGATACTGAGACACTTTGGGAACTCGACCGCTTTGTGACCAACTGGAAGAAGCTGGTTAGTAAGACCAAGCGACAAGCACTGATGATGAATAATAATTCAGTTGCTGAAGTTGCTCCATCTACACCAGTTGCTGAGTTGGAAATG ggaGCTATGGATGATGAGAATGACGGATCAGGAAAGAAGTTGAAAGAACACGACGATGAAGATGTTGAcattgatgatgatatgccAGTAGCTAGCTTTCCTCCTGTGGAGATTGAGAAAGATGATGGGGCTGGTGTCGGAATTGGTGTGGGAATTGATCAAGATGATCGAGCCAATGCCAGCAGTGGTTCAAGCAGTTCCAGCAGCTCGAGCAGTGATTCCTCATCTTCCAGTG ATTCTGATTCAGGGAGTTCTTCTGGAAGTGATTCCGATGCAGATGATGCTCAGTCCTGA